One Burkholderia sp. WP9 genomic window, GCCGCTCGCCGGTACGGCCAGATGAAAAAACGCGCAAAAAACGCCGGATAAACGTCGCCACGCGCTTTCTGACGCCGATAAAATCGTGATCAATCAGGAAGGGCCAAAGGGAGCGATACATGGATCTGATCATCCGCCGCGCGACGTTGCCAGCGGGCGCCGCGCCGCAGCACAAGGAGCCGGTCGACATCGGCATCGAAGCGGGCCGCATCGTCGCCGTCGAACCGAATCTGGCCGCGAGCGCGCGCGAAGAAATCGATGCCGCCGGTTCACTTGTCACGCCGCCGTTCGTCGATCCGCATTTCCATATGGACGCGACGCTCTCGTACGGATTGCCACGCGTGAACGCATCGGGCACGCTGCTGGAGGGCATCGCGCTATGGGGCGAACTGAAGCCGGACCTCACGCAGGAGGCGCTGATCGAGCGCGCGCTGCAGTATTGCGACTGGGCCGTCGCGCGCGGGCTGCTGGCCATCCGCAGCCACGTGGATGTGTGTGATCCGCGCCTGCTCGCGGTCGAGGCGCTGGTCGAAGTGAAACGCCGCGTCGCGCCGTATCTCGACCTGCAACTGGTGGCCTTTCCACAAGACGGTGTGTTGCGCAGCGCGGGCGCTTTCGAGAATCTCAAACGGTCGATCTCGATGGGCGTGGATGTGGTCGGCGGCATTCCGCATTTCGAGCGCACCATGGCCGACGGCGCGCAGTCCGTGCGTCTCTTGTGCGAGTACGCGGCGGAGCAGGGCTTGCGCGTGGACATGCATTGCGATGAATCGGACGACCCTTTGTCGCGTCACATCGAGACGCTCGCGGCCGAAACGCATCGGCTCGACTTGCAGGGGCGCGTGACCGGCTCGCATCTGACCTCGATGCATTCCATGGACAACTACTACGTCAGCAAACTCCTGCCGCTAATGCGCGAGGCGGGCGTCGCGGCGATTGCGAATCCGCTGATCAACATCACGCTGCAAGGCCGCAGCGACACCTATCCGAAACGTCGCGGCATGACACGCGTGCCGGAAATGATGGCAGCGGGCATCAACGTCGCGTTCGGCCACGATTGCGTGATGGACCCGTGGTACAGCCTCGGCTCGGGCGACATGCTGGAAGTCGCGCACATGGGTTTGCATGTGGCGCAGATGACGGGCGTCGAAGGCATGCGCGCCTGCTTCGACGCGGTGACGGTGAACGCCGCGCGCATTCTCGGCCTCGAAGGCTACGGCATCGCGCCGGGCTGCGCGGCCAATCTCGTGTTGCTCGACGCGCGCGATCCGGTGGAAGCAATCCGCTTGCGCGCGGCGCGTCTTGCTGTGGTGAGTCGCGGCAAGGTGGTAAGCCACGCGCCGGCTGCGCGTGCCGCGTTGTCGCTCGAAGGGCGGCCATCGGAAGTGGATTTCAAACTGCATCGCGCCTAGCTGCGCGTTCAGCGCTGACAAAGAAAAAGCCGGTGCTTGCGTTAAGCAAGTCACCGGCTTTCATCGGCTCACCCAAGCGCCGACGCTCGCATTAACCCCTCAATGCGCCGCGCCCGGCGTCATGCCGTTGTGACGCAGCAGTGCGTCGATATTCGGCTCGCGGCCGCGGAATGCCTTGAACGATTCCATCGCCGGACGGCTGCCGCCCACTTCCAGAATCTCCTTGCGATAACGCATGCCGGTCGCCTGATCGAGCACGCTGCCGCTCGCCGCTTGCGCCGCTTCTTCAAATGCCGCGTAGGCGTCGGCAGAGAGCACTTCAGCCCATTTATAGCTGTAGTAGCCCGCCGCATAGCCGCCCGCGAAAATATGGCTGAACGTATTCGGCCAGCGCGAGAACGGCGCTTGCGGCACGACGTGGAAGCGCTCGTTGATTTCGCTCGCGAGTTCGGTGGCGTTCTTCGTGCCGGAGGCGTCGAAGCCGGTATGCAGTTGCATGTCGAACATCGAGAATACGATCTGGCGCAGCGTGCCCAGACCGCTCTGGAAGTTCTTCGCGGCGAGCATCTTGTCGAACAGTTCGCGCGGCAACGGCTTGGCGGTTTCGACGTGCGAAGTCATGTCGCTCAGCACGTCCCACTCCCAACAGAAATTCTCCATGAATTGCGACGGCAGTTCGACCGCGTCCCACTCCACGCCGTTGATGCCCGACACGCCCAGCTCATCCACACGCGTGAGCATGTGATGCAAGCCGTGACCGAACTCGTGGAACAGCGTGATCACTTCGTCGTGCGTGAAGCAGGCGGGCTTGCCGCCGACCGGCGCCGAGAAGTTGCAGGTCAGATACGCGACCGGCGTTTGCACGCTGCCATGCGTGTGCTTGTGACGGCCGCGCGCGTCGTCCATCCAGGCGCCGCCGCGTTTGCCTTCACGCGCATACAGATCGAGGTAGAACTGCGCGACGAGCCCGCCGTCCTGATTCTCGACGCGGAAAAAGCGCACGTCCGGATGCCACACGGCCGCTTCGTCGCGGCGGATGCGCACGCCGAACAGCGTTTCCGTGACCTTGAAAAGACCCTTGAAGACAGCGTCTTCCGGTAAGTACTGTTTGACCTCGTTCTCGGAGAACGAATAGCGCTTCTGACGCAGACGCTCCGCGGCAAACGTCATGTCCCACGGTTGCAGCTCGCTCATGCCGAGTTCGTTCGCGGCGAATTCGCGCAGCTCCTTCCAGTCCTGCTCCGCATGCGGACGCGCACGCGTGGCGAGGTCTTCGAGGAAGCTCATGACCTGGGCGGGCGACTCGGCCATTTTCGGCGCGAGCGAGACTTCGGCGAAGTTGTTGAAGCCGAGCATGTGCGCTTCTTCGGCGCGCAGCTTCAACTGCTCGGCGAGCACCGCCGTGTTGTCCCACTCGGGCTTGCCGTTGCCGTATTGCGGGCCGAGCTCCGAGGCGCGCGTCACGTATGCGCGATACATCGCCTCGCGCATGGGGCGATTTTCCGAGTACTGCATCACCGGGAAATACGACGGGAAATGCAGCGTGAATTTGTAGCCGGTTTTGCCTTCGCGCTCGGCCGCTTCCCTGGCGGCTTCGACCACGTCTTCGGGCAGGCCGGCCAGTTGCGCTTCATTGCCGGCTTCGACGATATACGCATACGCATTGGTCGCGTCGAGCACGTGATCCGAAAACGCTTTCGAGAGCGCCGCCTGACGTTCCTGCAATTCGGCGAAATGCGGCTTCTGGTCTTCCGGCAATTCCGCGCCGGACAGGCGGAAATCGCGCAGCGCATTGCCGAGGATCTTCTTGCGTTCGCCGGTCAGCGAGGCGAAATCGCTACTGGCATGCAGCGCCTTGTACTTCTCGTACAGCGCGAGATTCTGTCCAACGCTCGACCAGAATTCGGTGACACGCGGCAGATTCTCGCCATACACGGCGCGCAACTCGGGCGTATCGGCGACGGCGTTCAGATGGCCGACCACGCTCCAGGCGCGCGACAGCGGTTCGGTCGCGCGCTCGACCGGTTCGACCACGTCGGCCCACGAGGCGGGCGTGATCGGCTGGGCGGCGCGCTCGACGGCGGCGGCAGCGTCGGCGAGCAGCACATCGAGGGCGGGCGTGACGTGTTCGGGACGGATTTGGCCAAAGCGCGGCAGGTCGGAGAAATCGAGGAGCGGATTGTCGTGATTCGAGGCGGTAGTGGACATGAGGCTTCCTGTCTGACGCGGGTGAACGGGTAATCGGTGCATGGACGGGTATTCCCTTGGGCAACGCCCTTCGGGGCGCGCGCGACGACGCCCTGTCGCAGCCGATACAGACATTATTGGGGCAGGGCGCGCCGATTCCAATCCGTCGGCAGACAAATTATCAGATGTCGCCGTGCCGTGCGGGTTGCAGGACAAGCGGGACAAGCGCGGCGCGGGGGCAAAAGCGCCACTGTGCTTTGTGCGAAAACGAACGGTTCCAATTGCTGCTATGCGGCAAGGTGGGGTGTCGCTACCGGTCAGCGGCGTTTTTCGTAAAAGAGGTATGGATGAACCCGCTTTCGGATGCGTTATCGCGCAAGGGCAACAACTTTGATCTCGTGCGGCTGCTGGCCGCTATCGCCGTCGTCTACGGTCATTCCTATCTGCTCCAGGCGCCGGACGGCACCACGGATTGGGTCCAGAACGCGCTGGGTTTCGACGGTTTTGGCGCGCTCGGCGTGTACGCCTTTTTCCTCTTGAGCGGCATGCTGGTCACCGCCAGCTTCGACCGGCAGCGCTCGGTGCCGCGCTTCGCCGTCTTGCGCATCGCGCGCCTGTGGCCGGCGGTCGCGGCCGGTTCGCTGGTGACGGTGTTCATCGTTGGCCCGCTGTTTACGACGCTGCCGCTGCGCGAGTATTTCGCCTCCGGCATGACGTGGGCCAACCTCGACAATTTCTCGACCATCGTGCTGAAAACCGGCTGGGCGCTGCCGGGCGTGTTCGAGCACAACCGCTTTCCCGTCGACGTCTGCGCCCCGCTCTGGACGCTGCCGCTCGAAGTAAGGTGCTATCTGATCGTGCTCGTGACCGGCATGGTCGGACTGCTGTCCAGTTCGCGCGGCGTGGCGCTCGCTGCCGCGCTGGGTTGCGCCGCGTTCGTACTGCGCGTGAATCTGTCGCATTGGCAGGTCGGCTTGCGCGATTTCAGCGAAACGCCCGGCGGGTATTCATTCTGGCCGGAGCCGTTTTTCATGCTGGGCATGCTGCTGTACGGCTGGCGTGAACGCATCGACATCAACGGTCTGACGGCGCTGGCGCTCACGATGGTGTTTCTGGTGTTCCGCGACACGGCCGGCGCGCAGCCGCTGTTTTATCTGGCCTTCGTGTATGGCGTGCTGTGGGTCGGAACGACGCCGTTGTTGCGGCGCCTCGTGCCGCGTCACGATTACTCGTACGGCATCTATCTGTACGGCTTCATGGTGCAGCAATGCGTTGCGAATCTCGCGCCGCAATTGAGCCATGTGGCGGCGGTCCTGATCGCCGCGCCGTTCATCCTGCTGTGCGCGGCGCTGTCGTGGCACTTCGTGGAACGGCCCGTGCTGAAGTGGTGCCGCGGGCGTCTGGCGCGCCGCTCGACGCCGCTAGCGACGGGTATGCCGGCAAGCGATCAAGCCGTGCGCTGAGATATGCGGCGCGTGTGGGGCGGGTATATGGCGCGAAGGTGGCGCGGTGTGGCGCCGATCATGGTCGATGCCTGGCGCGAGGCCAGGGGCTGCAAGGTTTCGATGCCGGCGGAGCGGCTCTGCGCTCTGCCGGCTTTCCGCCCGACGTTCACCGCCCGACGTTCTCCGCTTTACGCGCTCGCTGCCGCTTCGCGCTCGGCGGCTTCGATCGTGTTGACGAGCAGCATGGTGATGGTCATCGGGCCGACGCCGCCCGGCACCGGCGTGATATAGCCGGCCACTTCCTTGACGCCCGCGAAGTCGACGTCGCCGCACAGTTTGCCGGCTTCGTCGCGGTTCATGCCCACGTCGATCACCGCCGCGCCGGGCTTCACCATGTCGGCCGTGAGAATGTTGCGCAAACCCGTGGCGGCGACCACCACGTCGGCGTTGCGCGTGTGGGCGGCCAGGTCGCGCGTCTTGCTGTGGCAGATCGTCACAGTCGCGCCGGCTTCGAGCAGCAGCAGCGCCATCGGCTTGCCGACGATGTTCGAGCGGCCGATCACCACCGCGTTCGCGCCCTGCAGCGGAATCTCGTAGGCCGCGAGCATTTTCATGACG contains:
- a CDS encoding amidohydrolase family protein, with the protein product MDLIIRRATLPAGAAPQHKEPVDIGIEAGRIVAVEPNLAASAREEIDAAGSLVTPPFVDPHFHMDATLSYGLPRVNASGTLLEGIALWGELKPDLTQEALIERALQYCDWAVARGLLAIRSHVDVCDPRLLAVEALVEVKRRVAPYLDLQLVAFPQDGVLRSAGAFENLKRSISMGVDVVGGIPHFERTMADGAQSVRLLCEYAAEQGLRVDMHCDESDDPLSRHIETLAAETHRLDLQGRVTGSHLTSMHSMDNYYVSKLLPLMREAGVAAIANPLINITLQGRSDTYPKRRGMTRVPEMMAAGINVAFGHDCVMDPWYSLGSGDMLEVAHMGLHVAQMTGVEGMRACFDAVTVNAARILGLEGYGIAPGCAANLVLLDARDPVEAIRLRAARLAVVSRGKVVSHAPAARAALSLEGRPSEVDFKLHRA
- a CDS encoding M3 family metallopeptidase; amino-acid sequence: MSTTASNHDNPLLDFSDLPRFGQIRPEHVTPALDVLLADAAAAVERAAQPITPASWADVVEPVERATEPLSRAWSVVGHLNAVADTPELRAVYGENLPRVTEFWSSVGQNLALYEKYKALHASSDFASLTGERKKILGNALRDFRLSGAELPEDQKPHFAELQERQAALSKAFSDHVLDATNAYAYIVEAGNEAQLAGLPEDVVEAAREAAEREGKTGYKFTLHFPSYFPVMQYSENRPMREAMYRAYVTRASELGPQYGNGKPEWDNTAVLAEQLKLRAEEAHMLGFNNFAEVSLAPKMAESPAQVMSFLEDLATRARPHAEQDWKELREFAANELGMSELQPWDMTFAAERLRQKRYSFSENEVKQYLPEDAVFKGLFKVTETLFGVRIRRDEAAVWHPDVRFFRVENQDGGLVAQFYLDLYAREGKRGGAWMDDARGRHKHTHGSVQTPVAYLTCNFSAPVGGKPACFTHDEVITLFHEFGHGLHHMLTRVDELGVSGINGVEWDAVELPSQFMENFCWEWDVLSDMTSHVETAKPLPRELFDKMLAAKNFQSGLGTLRQIVFSMFDMQLHTGFDASGTKNATELASEINERFHVVPQAPFSRWPNTFSHIFAGGYAAGYYSYKWAEVLSADAYAAFEEAAQAASGSVLDQATGMRYRKEILEVGGSRPAMESFKAFRGREPNIDALLRHNGMTPGAAH
- the folD gene encoding bifunctional methylenetetrahydrofolate dehydrogenase/methenyltetrahydrofolate cyclohydrolase FolD — encoded protein: MTAKLIDGLALSKTLRADVAARAAALTARGHQPGLAVVLVGDNPASEVYVRNKVKACHDNGLGSSFDRYPADLPEAELLARIDELNHDPRIHGILVQLPLPPHIDSHKVIEAIAPEKDVDGFHVANAGALMTGQPLFRPCTPYGVMKMLAAYEIPLQGANAVVIGRSNIVGKPMALLLLEAGATVTICHSKTRDLAAHTRNADVVVAATGLRNILTADMVKPGAAVIDVGMNRDEAGKLCGDVDFAGVKEVAGYITPVPGGVGPMTITMLLVNTIEAAEREAAASA
- a CDS encoding acyltransferase; this encodes MNPLSDALSRKGNNFDLVRLLAAIAVVYGHSYLLQAPDGTTDWVQNALGFDGFGALGVYAFFLLSGMLVTASFDRQRSVPRFAVLRIARLWPAVAAGSLVTVFIVGPLFTTLPLREYFASGMTWANLDNFSTIVLKTGWALPGVFEHNRFPVDVCAPLWTLPLEVRCYLIVLVTGMVGLLSSSRGVALAAALGCAAFVLRVNLSHWQVGLRDFSETPGGYSFWPEPFFMLGMLLYGWRERIDINGLTALALTMVFLVFRDTAGAQPLFYLAFVYGVLWVGTTPLLRRLVPRHDYSYGIYLYGFMVQQCVANLAPQLSHVAAVLIAAPFILLCAALSWHFVERPVLKWCRGRLARRSTPLATGMPASDQAVR